The Deinococcus yavapaiensis KR-236 genome includes a region encoding these proteins:
- a CDS encoding SOS response-associated peptidase, with protein sequence MCGRLTESITRADFMRFFGMEKPGDLPPRFNVAPTQHVVIITHHPHGRAATLARWGLIPPDLTPDDAKRLSLFNARRETLLTKRPFSRPFRRRRCLVPVSGLYEWHDGQPFHVRRKDGKPLVLAGLWESAFGDEGELLSCTVITTTPNADLTALHDRMPVMLLSKDWDAWLDPATPLSDAERLLEPFAAGVLDVYAVSKDVGNVRNEGAHLVERLPGNAATPS encoded by the coding sequence ATGTGCGGCCGCCTCACCGAATCGATCACCCGCGCCGACTTCATGCGCTTCTTCGGCATGGAAAAGCCGGGCGACCTCCCACCGCGCTTCAACGTCGCACCCACCCAACACGTCGTCATCATCACGCACCACCCGCACGGCCGTGCAGCCACCCTCGCCCGCTGGGGATTGATACCTCCCGACCTCACGCCGGACGACGCGAAGCGCTTGTCACTGTTCAACGCCCGCCGTGAAACGCTCTTGACGAAGCGCCCGTTCAGCCGTCCGTTTCGACGAAGGCGCTGCCTCGTGCCCGTGTCCGGCCTGTACGAATGGCACGACGGGCAACCGTTCCACGTGCGCCGCAAAGACGGCAAACCCCTCGTGCTGGCCGGCCTGTGGGAATCGGCGTTCGGCGATGAAGGCGAACTGTTGAGTTGCACGGTCATCACTACGACGCCGAACGCGGACCTCACGGCGTTGCACGACCGCATGCCGGTGATGCTCTTGTCGAAGGACTGGGACGCGTGGCTCGACCCGGCCACGCCCCTCTCGGACGCCGAGCGTCTGCTCGAACCGTTCGCGGCGGGGGTGCTCGACGTGTACGCGGTGTCGAAAGACGTCGGCAACGTTCGTAATGAAGGCGCGCACCTCGTCGAGCGGCTGCCTGGCAACGCTGCTACCCCCAGTTGA
- a CDS encoding HNH endonuclease signature motif containing protein, which translates to MASERYRRVWDPEQRKHRRVHRLIAEQTTGRALQPGEVVHHRDGDRGNNDPENLRILPSQRHHMALEHVERKRKRGQEPLFDDDTFLA; encoded by the coding sequence ATGGCGAGCGAACGCTACCGACGCGTGTGGGATCCCGAGCAGCGCAAACACCGGCGCGTGCACCGCCTCATCGCCGAGCAAACGACCGGGCGCGCCCTGCAGCCCGGCGAAGTCGTTCACCATCGTGACGGCGACCGCGGGAACAACGACCCGGAGAACCTGCGGATTTTGCCGTCGCAACGGCATCACATGGCGCTCGAGCACGTGGAACGCAAACGCAAACGCGGGCAAGAACCGTTGTTCGACGACGACACCTTCCTCGCGTGA